From one Pempheris klunzingeri isolate RE-2024b chromosome 5, fPemKlu1.hap1, whole genome shotgun sequence genomic stretch:
- the poglut3 gene encoding protein O-glucosyltransferase 3 has protein sequence MVCQRGANLVKPFQNGFLWKFTALVVFVCSNFPVCECARITPERCLIWGPGLSPDPVLPVRYFFIQAANSKGENLTLSPGADTFKVKIRPLDEEEHIRVHVPPPLDRGDGSFLVRYRLYSTVRQGLRVEVLHQDAAVAKSPYTIQGPVYHEYCDCPEPDASVWQSVTQCPAEEPQILADFKSFPTVDLQRLRQEVPHRFTNRGGLIHYAILNNQLYRRTLGKYTDFKMFSDEILLSLTRKVRVPDVEFYINVGDWPLETRREDAVPVLSWCGSTETRDIVLPTYEVTHSTLETMRGVTNDLLSVQGNTGPPWINKTNRAFFRGRDSREERLNLASLSKNNPELLDAGITGWFFFRDREKHVGKAPLVGFFDFFKYKYQVNVDGTVAAYRFPYLMLGNSLVLKQDSQYYEHFYSHLKAGTHYVPVKRNLSDLLEKIKWAREHDAEAQEMARAGQTAARELLQPSRLYCYYYRVLHTYSERQTGQPTRHADMELVPQLDEHTAVCTCRRESHKAETNMKDEL, from the exons ATGGTGTGTCAGCGTGGCGCCAACTTAGTTAAACCTTTTCAGAATGGTTTCCTGTGGAAGTTTACAGCTTTAGTGGTGTTTGTCTGCTCAAACTTCCCGGTTTGTGAGTGTGCACGAATCACCCCAGAAAGATGTCTCATCTGGGGTCCAGGGCTGAGCCCCGACCCTGTCCTACCCGTCCGCTACTTCTTCATTCAGGCGGCCAATTCAAAGGGAGAAAACCTGACTTTATCTCCAG GTGCAGACACCTTCAAAGTGAAGATACGTCCGCTGGACGAGGAGGAGCACATCCGTGTCCACGTCCCCCCCCCTCTGGACCGAGGAGACGGCTCCTTCCTGGTCAGGTACCGACTCTACAGCACCGTCCGGCAGGGCCTGAGGGTTGAAGTCCTCCACCAAGATGCTGCTGTGGCCAAGTCACCGTACACCATCCAAG GCCCAGTCTATCACGAATACTGCGACTGTCCGGAGCCCGATGCCTCTGTCTGGCAGAGCGTCACGCAGTGTCCCGCTGAGGAGCCGCAGATTCTGGCGGACTTCAAATCTTTTCCAACAGTCGACCTGCAGCgcctcagacaggaagtgccTCACAGATTCACCAACAGAGGAGGTCTCATCCACTACGCCATCCTCAACAACCAGCTGTATCGCCGCACTCTTGGCAAATACACAGACTTCAAGATGTTTTCCGATGAAATTCTGCTCTCTCTTACAAGAAAA GTGAGGGTGCCTGATGTGGAGTTTTACATCAATGTTGGCGACTGGCCATTAGAGACGAGAAGGGAAGACGCTGTTCCGGTCCTGTCGTGGTGCGGCTCTACAGAAACACGTGACATTGTCCTCCCCACCTACGAGGTCACACACTCCACGCTGGAGACCATGAGAGGCGTCACCAATGACCTGCTGTCTGTCCAGGGAAACACAG GGCCTCCGTGGATCAACAAAACAAACCGTGCGTTCTTCCGTGGTCGGGACAGCCGAGAGGAGCGCCTTAACCTGGCCTCTCTGTCCAAGAACAACCCCGAGCTGCTGGACGCAGGCATCACAGGATGGTTCTTCTTCAGGGACAGGGAGAAACACGTAGGCAAAGCACCGCTTGTTGGGTTCTTTGACTTCTTCAAG TACAAGTACCAGGTGAATGTGGATGGAACAGTGGCAGCGTATCGCTTTCCTTACCTGATGCTCGGTAACAGTCTGGTCCTGAAGCAGGACTCGCAGTATTATGAACATTTCTACAGCCACCTTAAAGCAGGCACTCACTACGTTCCAGTGAAGAGAAACCTGTCGGACCTTCTGGAGAAAATCAAATGGGCCAGAGAGCACGACGCCGAAGCCCAGGAGATGGCCAGAGCGGGTCAGACAGCAgccagagagctgctgcagcccaGCAGactgtactgttactactacagAGTGCTGCACACGTACTCGGAGCGGCAGACGGGACAGCCAACACGGCATGCAGACATGGAGCTGGTGCCTCAGCTGGACGAGCACACTGCGGTGTGCACGTG